The following coding sequences lie in one Flavobacterium cyclinae genomic window:
- a CDS encoding zinc-ribbon domain-containing protein produces the protein MIFYGTNAKSIKNGKIINVQCPNCEQNTSMTYSVFGKYAHIYWIPFIPYKKVSITECDSCKRTFESGELPQNIVNKLNQDFERGNSKYPIWMYSGASILAGVLLFTFFMNMKNKEDEEIYIKEPKIGDLYHYKTESGNYSIMKVHKISKDSILLLVNEMETNLMSGVKEINLKKHFKEVYGFSRKEIEDLYKEQNIYEVNRE, from the coding sequence ATGATTTTTTACGGTACAAATGCTAAAAGTATTAAAAATGGAAAAATAATTAATGTTCAATGTCCAAATTGCGAACAGAATACTTCAATGACATATTCTGTTTTCGGAAAATATGCTCATATATATTGGATTCCATTTATTCCTTATAAAAAAGTCAGCATTACTGAATGTGATTCTTGCAAAAGAACTTTTGAATCAGGTGAATTACCACAAAATATAGTTAATAAATTAAATCAAGATTTTGAAAGAGGCAATTCAAAATATCCAATATGGATGTATAGTGGCGCTTCTATATTAGCTGGAGTATTATTATTTACGTTTTTCATGAACATGAAAAATAAAGAAGATGAAGAAATATATATTAAGGAACCGAAAATTGGTGACTTATATCACTATAAAACTGAATCTGGAAATTATTCCATAATGAAAGTACACAAAATTTCAAAAGATAGTATTTTACTACTTGTAAATGAAATGGAAACAAACCTAATGTCTGGAGTAAAAGAAATAAACTTAAAAAAACACTTTAAAGAAGTTTATGGATTTTCCAGAAAAGAAATAGAAGATTTGTATAAAGAACAAAATATATACGAAGTTAATAGAGAATAA
- a CDS encoding D-alanine--D-alanine ligase — MKNVAIIMGGYSSEYKISLTSGNVVYNNINRAKFNPYRIHIFKEKWVYVDENDAEFQVDKNDFSVTINGNKINFDVVFNAIHGTPGEDGLMQAYFELLNIPQTSCDYYQAALTFNKRDMLSVLKPYGIKTAESYYLNLGDEINVDKILAKVGLPCFVKPNKSGSSFGISKVKTKEEFLPAIENAYKEDDEIIIESFLDGTEVSVGVINYKGNVTVLPITEIVSENDFFDYEAKYLGKSKEITPARISEELKVKIETVAKRAYEVLKMKGFSRSEFIIVNNEPHMLEMNTIPGLTTESILPQQAREAGISLPELFENAIELALNK, encoded by the coding sequence ATGAAAAACGTTGCCATTATCATGGGAGGTTACTCTAGCGAGTACAAAATTTCGTTAACCAGCGGAAATGTTGTGTATAACAATATTAATCGTGCTAAATTTAATCCGTATCGAATTCATATTTTTAAAGAAAAATGGGTTTATGTGGATGAAAATGACGCTGAATTTCAAGTTGATAAAAACGATTTTTCGGTAACTATAAATGGTAACAAAATTAATTTTGATGTTGTTTTTAATGCCATTCACGGAACACCTGGTGAAGATGGGTTAATGCAAGCTTATTTTGAATTATTGAATATTCCTCAAACGTCATGTGATTATTACCAAGCCGCGTTAACATTCAACAAACGCGATATGCTTTCGGTTTTAAAACCTTACGGAATAAAAACTGCTGAATCGTATTATTTGAATTTGGGCGACGAAATTAATGTTGACAAAATTCTAGCGAAAGTAGGATTACCCTGTTTTGTAAAACCAAATAAATCAGGTTCTAGTTTCGGAATTTCGAAAGTAAAAACGAAAGAAGAATTTCTACCAGCTATTGAAAACGCTTATAAAGAAGATGACGAAATCATTATAGAAAGTTTCCTTGACGGAACTGAAGTTTCTGTTGGAGTAATCAATTATAAGGGAAATGTTACGGTTTTACCTATTACCGAAATTGTATCAGAAAACGACTTTTTTGATTACGAAGCAAAATATTTGGGAAAATCTAAAGAAATTACGCCAGCTCGAATTTCGGAAGAACTAAAAGTAAAAATAGAAACAGTTGCTAAAAGAGCCTATGAAGTCTTGAAAATGAAAGGTTTTTCGAGAAGTGAATTTATTATCGTTAACAACGAACCTCACATGTTAGAAATGAACACCATTCCAGGTTTAACTACTGAAAGTATTTTACCACAACAAGCACGCGAAGCTGGAATTTCGTTGCCTGAATTGTTTGAAAACGCTATTGAATTGGCTTTAAATAAATAA
- a CDS encoding PASTA domain-containing protein → MSLFKYVTSKTFFTQLAIAIAIVVVFTFIVIQLLAFRTNHGQEIKVPDLSKMKLEVAEEKLNDLNLNIFLLDTVEYNADYPPFSILEQDPKAGSFVKDGRKVYVKLNAGEFTEITIPEFKDKTFRQISATIKSLTLKEGKITYKPHIAKDVVLQIYQNGRRLRAGDKVKKNSTLDFVLGDGKEVFNEDTFSSEEPADTLAPVEETQPEEFKQGDDGL, encoded by the coding sequence ATGAGCTTATTTAAATATGTAACCAGTAAAACTTTTTTCACTCAATTGGCTATTGCAATAGCAATTGTGGTGGTTTTTACATTTATTGTTATTCAGTTATTAGCATTTAGAACAAATCATGGTCAGGAAATTAAAGTGCCTGATTTATCTAAAATGAAATTAGAAGTTGCTGAAGAAAAGTTGAACGATTTAAATTTGAATATATTTCTATTAGATACAGTGGAATATAATGCAGATTATCCACCTTTCTCTATTTTAGAGCAAGATCCTAAAGCTGGAAGTTTTGTAAAAGATGGTAGAAAAGTTTATGTAAAGCTAAATGCGGGTGAGTTTACCGAAATTACAATTCCAGAATTTAAGGATAAAACATTCCGACAAATTTCAGCTACAATTAAATCTTTAACTTTGAAAGAAGGTAAGATTACCTATAAACCTCACATTGCTAAAGATGTAGTGTTGCAAATTTACCAGAACGGAAGACGATTAAGAGCAGGTGATAAGGTAAAGAAAAATTCTACTTTGGATTTTGTTTTAGGGGATGGAAAAGAAGTGTTTAATGAAGATACGTTTAGTTCAGAAGAACCAGCAGATACATTAGCACCAGTAGAAGAAACACAACCAGAAGAATTTAAACAAGGAGATGACGGATTATAA
- a CDS encoding RluA family pseudouridine synthase, producing the protein MTDYNVGTELEDELYEHHRFEASKGQSSLRVDKFLMNMIENTTRNKIQQAAEKGSILVNDVPVKSNYKVKAGDVVRLVLAHPTYEQLLTPENIPLDIVYEDDQLLVINKPAGMVVHPGHGNYSGTLVNALAYHFENLPMNSSERPGLVHRIDKDTSGLLVVAKTDVAMAYLTKQFAEKTSEREYIALVWGNMEEDEGTVEGNIGRHDTNRMQMAVHLDEDKGKPAVTHYKVLERFGYVTLVSCQLETGRTHQIRVHMKHIGHTLFNDERYGGDAILKGTTFTKYKQFVDNCFKVLPRQALHAKTLGFEHPITKEFLRFDSPIPQEFQECIDKWRVYSKAQTFIEE; encoded by the coding sequence ATGACGGATTATAATGTAGGAACCGAACTCGAAGATGAGTTATACGAACATCATCGTTTTGAAGCAAGTAAAGGACAATCTTCCTTACGTGTGGATAAATTTTTGATGAACATGATTGAAAATACCACTAGGAATAAAATTCAACAAGCGGCTGAAAAAGGCTCAATTTTAGTGAATGATGTTCCTGTAAAATCAAATTATAAAGTTAAAGCAGGTGATGTGGTGCGTTTGGTGTTAGCTCATCCAACTTACGAGCAGTTATTAACGCCAGAAAATATTCCATTAGACATTGTTTATGAAGATGATCAATTGTTGGTAATTAATAAACCCGCAGGAATGGTCGTACATCCTGGTCACGGCAATTATTCAGGAACTTTGGTTAATGCATTAGCCTATCATTTTGAAAATTTACCCATGAACAGTTCAGAACGACCAGGTTTGGTTCATCGAATTGATAAAGACACTTCCGGTTTATTAGTTGTTGCAAAAACAGATGTTGCAATGGCTTATTTAACCAAACAATTTGCTGAAAAAACTTCGGAAAGAGAATATATCGCATTAGTTTGGGGAAATATGGAAGAAGATGAAGGTACTGTGGAAGGAAATATCGGTCGACATGATACGAATCGCATGCAAATGGCAGTTCATCTCGATGAAGATAAAGGTAAACCTGCAGTTACCCATTACAAAGTTTTAGAGCGTTTTGGTTACGTTACTTTAGTTTCGTGCCAATTAGAAACAGGGAGAACCCATCAGATTCGCGTTCACATGAAGCACATTGGTCACACTCTTTTTAACGACGAACGTTACGGGGGCGATGCTATTTTAAAAGGAACCACTTTTACCAAATACAAACAGTTTGTTGATAATTGTTTTAAAGTGTTACCAAGACAAGCACTTCATGCTAAAACATTAGGTTTTGAACATCCTATTACAAAAGAATTTTTACGTTTTGATTCTCCAATTCCACAAGAATTTCAAGAATGTATCGATAAATGGCGCGTGTACTCAAAAGCGCAAACCTTTATTGAAGAATAA
- the lon gene encoding endopeptidase La, with the protein MPQQKILALDNLSLQEMDPDAELIPLMTPEDEEEMNNEALPEDIAILPLRNTVLFPGVVIPITAGRDKSIKLINDANAKGKIIGVVAQIDENVEEPTPNDVHHIGTVARIMRVLKMPDGNTTVILQGKKRFEIDSFTQEEPYLKATIKEVPEERPDNNDVEFKAIVESIKDLAIQIIKESPNIPTEATFAIKNIESNPFLINFVSSNMNLSVEEKQELLSIPNLKDRALETLRFMNLELQKLEVRNDIQSKVRFDLDQQQREYFLQQQMKTIQEELGGVSYEAEIEEMRAKGKKKKWDDKTAQHFEKELSKLQRTNPNSPDFGIQRNYIELFLELPWNEFTKDNFDLKRAQKILDRDHYGLEEVKKRIIEHLAVLKLRNDMKSPILCLYGPPGVGKTSIGKSIAEALGREYIRMSLGGLRDEAEIRGHRKTYIGAMPGRILQNIKKAKTSNPVFVLDEIDKLSSSHNGDPSSALLEVLDPEQNKEFHDNFLELGYDLSKVMFIATSNSLSTIQPALRDRMEIIEMTGYTIEEKIEIAKTHLLPKQLKEHGLTAKDLQIGKKQLEKIVVGYTRESGVRGLEKKIAQIVRHAAKSIAMEEPYNVKVSDTDILEVLKSPRMERDKYENNDVAGVVTGLAWTSVGGDILFIESLISKGKGAMTMTGNLGTVMKESVTIALEYIRANAEDLGINPEVLNNFNIHIHVPEGATPKDGPSAGIAMLTSMVSSFTQKRVKKSIAMTGEITLRGKVLPVGGIKEKILAAKRANIKEIILCKENKRDIEEIKPDYIEGLTFHYVDRMSEVLEIAITNQKVKNAKVLEVKK; encoded by the coding sequence ATGCCACAGCAAAAAATACTAGCACTTGACAATTTGTCACTTCAAGAAATGGATCCAGATGCGGAATTGATTCCGTTGATGACGCCTGAAGATGAAGAAGAAATGAACAACGAGGCATTGCCCGAAGATATTGCTATTTTACCTTTACGAAATACTGTTTTATTTCCTGGTGTTGTTATTCCTATTACAGCCGGAAGAGATAAATCAATTAAATTGATTAATGATGCTAATGCCAAAGGTAAAATCATTGGTGTAGTAGCACAAATTGATGAAAATGTAGAAGAACCTACTCCTAATGATGTTCATCACATAGGAACTGTAGCTCGTATCATGCGCGTTTTAAAAATGCCTGATGGAAATACAACTGTTATTCTTCAAGGAAAAAAACGTTTTGAAATTGATTCCTTTACTCAAGAGGAACCATATTTAAAAGCTACTATCAAAGAAGTTCCTGAAGAACGTCCTGATAATAATGATGTTGAATTTAAAGCGATTGTAGAATCAATTAAAGATTTGGCTATCCAAATTATCAAGGAGAGTCCGAATATTCCAACAGAAGCTACTTTTGCAATTAAAAATATCGAAAGTAATCCGTTTTTAATCAATTTTGTTTCTTCTAACATGAATCTTTCAGTAGAAGAAAAACAAGAATTACTATCAATTCCAAATTTAAAAGACAGAGCACTTGAAACGTTACGTTTCATGAACTTAGAGCTTCAAAAATTAGAAGTTCGCAACGATATTCAGTCAAAAGTGCGTTTTGATTTAGACCAACAACAACGCGAATATTTCTTACAGCAACAAATGAAAACCATTCAAGAAGAATTGGGTGGCGTTTCGTATGAAGCCGAAATTGAAGAAATGCGTGCCAAAGGGAAAAAGAAAAAATGGGACGATAAAACAGCGCAACATTTTGAAAAAGAATTGTCTAAGTTGCAACGTACCAATCCAAATTCTCCAGATTTTGGTATTCAACGTAATTATATTGAGTTGTTTTTAGAATTGCCTTGGAATGAATTTACCAAAGATAATTTCGACTTAAAACGCGCTCAAAAAATTCTAGATAGAGACCATTACGGTTTAGAGGAAGTAAAAAAACGTATTATTGAGCATTTGGCAGTTTTAAAATTGCGAAATGACATGAAATCTCCAATTTTATGTTTGTACGGACCTCCAGGGGTTGGTAAAACATCAATTGGGAAATCCATCGCTGAAGCTTTAGGAAGAGAATACATCAGAATGTCGTTAGGTGGTTTACGTGATGAAGCGGAAATTCGCGGTCACAGAAAAACCTATATCGGAGCTATGCCAGGACGAATTCTACAAAATATTAAGAAAGCAAAAACATCAAATCCGGTATTTGTTTTAGATGAGATTGATAAATTATCTTCAAGTCATAACGGAGATCCATCATCGGCTTTGTTGGAAGTTTTAGATCCAGAACAAAACAAAGAATTCCACGATAATTTCTTGGAATTAGGGTACGATTTATCAAAAGTGATGTTCATTGCGACTTCAAATAGTTTATCCACTATACAGCCAGCACTTCGCGACCGTATGGAAATTATCGAAATGACGGGTTATACCATTGAAGAGAAAATCGAGATTGCGAAAACGCACTTATTACCAAAACAATTAAAAGAACACGGATTAACGGCTAAAGATTTACAAATTGGTAAAAAACAATTGGAAAAAATCGTAGTGGGTTATACGCGTGAATCAGGTGTTCGTGGTTTAGAAAAGAAAATCGCTCAAATAGTGCGTCATGCTGCAAAATCGATTGCTATGGAAGAACCTTACAACGTGAAAGTTTCCGATACTGATATTTTAGAAGTATTGAAATCGCCACGTATGGAGCGCGATAAATACGAAAATAACGATGTAGCAGGAGTTGTAACAGGTTTAGCTTGGACATCTGTTGGAGGTGATATTTTGTTTATTGAATCCTTAATTTCAAAAGGAAAAGGAGCGATGACGATGACAGGGAATTTAGGAACCGTCATGAAAGAATCGGTTACGATTGCTTTAGAATACATTCGTGCTAATGCAGAAGATTTAGGAATTAATCCAGAAGTTTTAAATAATTTCAATATTCATATTCACGTTCCAGAAGGAGCAACGCCTAAAGATGGCCCAAGTGCCGGAATTGCGATGTTGACTTCTATGGTGTCTTCATTTACTCAAAAAAGAGTTAAGAAAAGTATTGCTATGACTGGAGAAATTACCCTTCGTGGAAAAGTCTTACCTGTTGGCGGAATCAAAGAAAAGATTTTAGCAGCAAAAAGAGCAAACATCAAGGAAATCATTTTGTGCAAAGAAAACAAACGTGATATTGAAGAAATCAAACCGGATTATATAGAAGGTTTAACCTTTCATTATGTAGACAGAATGAGCGAAGTTTTAGAGATCGCCATTACGAATCAAAAGGTCAAAAATGCTAAAGTTTTAGAAGTTAAAAAGTAA
- the porQ gene encoding type IX secretion system protein PorQ: protein MLRKLVFLFTFLLSASVFSQIGGQAVYQFLNLAQSPRQAALGGKTVTVVDYDVNQAFYNPATINADMHNRLSVNYGSYFGEVSYGTAAYAYTYDRHLQTFHAGISYINYGSFEGRDELGNLTSDFTGSEAALSLGYAYNLPWTDMYIGANAKLISSTLESYNSWGAAVDLGFLYVDYDNDINYGLSVRNLGFQLKPYENTNEKLPLAIDAGISQLMENVPIRWHVTFENLQQWNIAFSNPNRAQSNLDGTATEEKVSFFNNALRHIILGAELFPQKGFNIRLGYNFRRSEELRILEQRHFSGISVGVGIRFGKIKFDYSYSRYTVAANTSLFGLMIDLE from the coding sequence ATGCTAAGAAAACTCGTATTCCTTTTTACTTTTCTTCTATCGGCTTCCGTTTTTAGCCAAATAGGAGGTCAGGCAGTATATCAGTTTTTGAATTTAGCACAATCGCCTCGACAAGCCGCTTTAGGTGGAAAAACAGTTACAGTTGTAGATTATGACGTGAATCAAGCGTTTTATAACCCAGCGACTATCAATGCCGATATGCACAATCGATTGTCGGTGAATTATGGAAGTTATTTTGGAGAAGTTTCTTATGGAACTGCAGCTTATGCCTATACGTACGATCGTCATTTGCAAACTTTTCATGCCGGAATTAGTTACATCAATTACGGAAGTTTTGAAGGAAGAGACGAATTGGGTAATTTAACTTCAGATTTTACCGGAAGTGAAGCAGCATTATCTTTAGGGTATGCTTATAATTTGCCTTGGACGGATATGTATATAGGTGCTAATGCAAAATTAATATCTTCTACTTTAGAAAGTTATAATTCTTGGGGTGCTGCCGTTGATTTAGGGTTTTTATATGTGGATTATGATAACGATATTAATTACGGATTATCAGTTCGAAATCTTGGATTTCAATTGAAACCCTATGAAAATACGAATGAAAAATTGCCACTTGCTATAGACGCTGGAATTTCGCAATTGATGGAAAATGTTCCCATTCGTTGGCATGTAACTTTTGAAAATTTACAACAATGGAATATTGCTTTTTCAAATCCGAATAGAGCTCAAAGTAATTTAGACGGAACTGCGACAGAAGAAAAAGTCTCGTTTTTTAATAATGCATTACGTCATATAATTTTAGGTGCCGAATTATTTCCTCAAAAAGGGTTCAACATTCGATTGGGTTATAATTTTAGAAGAAGTGAAGAATTACGCATCTTAGAACAACGTCATTTTTCAGGAATTTCTGTTGGTGTTGGAATTCGTTTTGGGAAAATTAAATTTGATTATTCGTATTCGAGATATACAGTGGCAGCCAATACCAGTTTGTTTGGTTTGATGATTGATTTGGAGTAG
- the cmk gene encoding (d)CMP kinase translates to MKKITIAIDGFSSTGKSTLAKQLAAALGYVYVDTGAMYRAVAYFAMQHNLVSETHLDTAGLVAQLPNINLRFQFNPTLGFAEMYLNNENIETQIRTIEVSRMVSKVAEISEVRAKLVEQQQAMGKDKGIVMDGRDIGTVVFPDAELKLFMTASSKTRAQRRFDELVEKGQHITFEEVLQNVEERDYIDTHREDSPLVKADDAIEVDNSSLTKKEQFELVLNLVKEKL, encoded by the coding sequence ATGAAAAAAATTACCATAGCAATAGACGGTTTTTCGTCAACAGGGAAAAGTACATTGGCCAAGCAATTGGCTGCAGCATTAGGTTACGTGTATGTAGATACGGGGGCGATGTATCGTGCAGTAGCGTATTTTGCGATGCAACATAACTTGGTTTCAGAAACGCATTTAGATACTGCTGGTTTGGTTGCGCAATTACCAAATATCAATTTGCGTTTTCAATTCAATCCAACTTTAGGATTTGCCGAAATGTATTTGAACAACGAAAACATCGAAACACAAATTAGAACCATCGAAGTTTCACGTATGGTGAGTAAAGTGGCCGAAATTTCAGAAGTGCGTGCAAAATTAGTCGAGCAACAACAAGCCATGGGTAAAGACAAAGGCATAGTAATGGATGGAAGAGACATCGGAACCGTAGTTTTTCCTGATGCCGAGTTGAAATTATTCATGACCGCAAGTTCGAAAACCAGAGCGCAAAGACGTTTTGATGAGTTAGTAGAAAAAGGACAGCACATTACGTTTGAAGAAGTGCTTCAAAATGTAGAAGAACGCGATTATATTGACACACACAGAGAAGATTCGCCACTTGTAAAAGCTGATGATGCTATCGAAGTAGACAACTCAAGCCTTACCAAAAAAGAACAATTTGAATTGGTTTTGAATTTGGTGAAAGAGAAGTTGTAG
- a CDS encoding MlaD family protein, protein MEKTNSQKIQLGIFVIISTLVFLAAIYFIGNKQNIFGNTSQLKAVFVNVNGLQPGNNVRYAGIDIGTVKTIEMINDTTINVHMIIENKIMEHIKKNAIATISSDGLVGNMIINIIPGKGVAKKVENGDTIQSYSRIGTDAMLETLNVTNENAAMLTADLLKITQEITQGKGTVGMLIQDTTMSKNLQETMKYLHLTTKGTSESVANLNKLITELNRKDNVIGTLNDTVVANRMKKIVINLEKSSNEIDKVVTNLNATITNVKDGKGALNYLSNDPKLVQQIDSTMTNLNKASIKLNEDLEALKHNFLFRGYFKKQAKEKAKQGK, encoded by the coding sequence ATGGAAAAGACAAATTCACAAAAAATACAACTCGGAATCTTTGTAATTATCAGTACGCTTGTATTTTTAGCTGCCATATATTTTATTGGTAATAAGCAAAATATATTTGGCAATACTTCGCAATTAAAAGCGGTTTTTGTTAATGTAAATGGATTGCAACCCGGAAACAACGTTCGTTATGCTGGAATTGATATTGGCACGGTAAAAACCATTGAAATGATTAACGATACTACCATAAATGTACACATGATAATTGAAAACAAAATCATGGAGCACATCAAGAAAAACGCTATTGCTACGATTAGTTCGGATGGTTTGGTGGGCAACATGATTATCAATATTATTCCTGGAAAAGGTGTGGCGAAAAAAGTTGAAAATGGCGACACCATTCAATCCTATAGTCGAATTGGAACCGATGCGATGCTTGAGACATTAAATGTAACCAATGAAAATGCCGCCATGTTAACGGCTGATTTATTAAAAATTACACAAGAAATCACACAAGGAAAAGGAACGGTTGGAATGTTGATTCAAGATACCACAATGTCAAAAAATCTTCAAGAGACGATGAAGTATTTACACCTTACAACTAAAGGAACATCAGAATCCGTAGCGAATTTGAATAAATTAATCACCGAATTAAACCGAAAAGACAATGTTATCGGTACTTTGAACGATACCGTTGTAGCCAATCGAATGAAAAAAATCGTCATTAATTTAGAAAAATCAAGTAATGAAATTGATAAAGTAGTGACCAATTTAAATGCCACTATTACCAATGTAAAAGATGGAAAAGGCGCATTAAATTACCTTTCAAATGATCCAAAATTAGTACAACAAATCGATTCAACGATGACCAATTTGAATAAAGCGAGTATCAAGCTAAACGAAGATTTAGAAGCGTTGAAACACAATTTCTTGTTTAGAGGGTATTTTAAGAAACAAGCGAAAGAGAAAGCGAAACAGGGGAAATAG
- a CDS encoding ABC transporter ATP-binding protein: MTTPTKNAIITIKDLHKQFGSNVVLNGFNLNLFEGENLVVMGKSGSGKSVMVKCVIGLEQPDSGSILVMNQEINKLEQEDLDELRTEIGFLFQGSALYDSMSVRENLEFPLRRHTKKFGVIEDTTPLVMEALESVGLAHAIDLMPNELSGGMKRRIALARTLILKPKIILYDEPTTGLDPITSKEIVLLMNSIQKQYNTSSIIITHDVDCAKVIANRMILLIDGVNYKEGTFGELANSTDPKVQAFFK, from the coding sequence ATGACAACTCCAACTAAAAATGCGATTATCACCATCAAAGATTTGCACAAGCAATTTGGTAGCAATGTGGTTTTGAATGGTTTTAATTTGAATCTTTTTGAAGGAGAGAATTTGGTTGTAATGGGAAAATCAGGTTCGGGAAAATCGGTGATGGTTAAATGTGTGATTGGTTTAGAACAGCCTGATAGCGGTTCGATTTTAGTGATGAATCAGGAAATCAACAAACTCGAACAAGAAGATTTAGACGAATTACGCACCGAAATCGGATTTTTATTTCAAGGAAGCGCGTTGTACGATTCGATGTCGGTTCGAGAAAATTTAGAGTTTCCACTGCGTCGTCATACGAAAAAATTTGGCGTTATTGAAGATACAACTCCTTTGGTGATGGAAGCGTTGGAAAGTGTTGGTTTAGCCCATGCGATTGATTTAATGCCGAATGAACTTTCAGGCGGTATGAAGCGAAGAATTGCTTTAGCTAGAACCTTGATTTTAAAACCGAAAATTATCTTATACGACGAACCTACAACCGGTTTAGACCCAATTACATCAAAAGAAATTGTACTTTTGATGAATTCGATACAAAAACAATACAACACCTCATCAATTATCATTACGCATGATGTAGATTGTGCGAAAGTAATTGCCAATCGTATGATTTTATTGATTGATGGTGTAAATTATAAAGAAGGAACGTTTGGCGAATTAGCCAATTCAACCGATCCAAAAGTGCAAGCTTTTTTTAAATAA
- a CDS encoding MlaE family ABC transporter permease has translation MKKYFDNLTEALQNFLIEVGELSYFAGRFFKEFWKPPYEFKELLRQCFYIGNRSLLLVSVTGFIIGLVFTLQSRPTLQEFGAVSWMASMVSVSIIREIGPIITALICAGRIGSGIGAELGSMKVTEQIDAMEVSGTNPFKFLVITRILATTLMLPLLVIVGDFIAIYGSYLVENIKGNVSFTLYFNQVFTILEYSDIVPATIKTFFFGFAIGLVGCFKGYNCKKGTAGVGKAANSAVVYTSMLLFIIDFVAVFVTNIFYD, from the coding sequence ATGAAAAAATATTTCGATAATCTTACTGAAGCTTTACAAAACTTCCTCATCGAAGTGGGCGAACTCTCCTACTTTGCAGGGCGTTTTTTCAAAGAATTTTGGAAACCGCCTTACGAATTCAAAGAACTCTTGCGTCAGTGTTTTTATATTGGAAATCGGTCTTTGTTGTTAGTTAGCGTTACGGGTTTTATCATTGGTTTGGTATTTACACTACAATCACGTCCTACTTTGCAGGAATTTGGTGCTGTTTCATGGATGGCGTCTATGGTGAGTGTTTCTATTATTCGTGAAATTGGCCCCATCATCACCGCTTTAATTTGCGCGGGAAGAATTGGTTCAGGAATTGGTGCCGAATTAGGTTCTATGAAAGTAACCGAACAAATTGATGCCATGGAAGTTTCGGGAACCAACCCTTTTAAATTTTTAGTCATTACCCGAATCCTAGCAACTACTTTGATGTTGCCGTTATTAGTAATCGTAGGTGATTTCATTGCCATTTACGGTTCGTATTTAGTAGAAAACATCAAAGGAAATGTGTCGTTTACCTTATATTTCAATCAGGTTTTTACTATTTTAGAATACAGCGATATTGTACCGGCTACCATCAAAACCTTCTTTTTTGGGTTTGCAATTGGATTAGTGGGTTGCTTCAAAGGCTACAACTGTAAAAAAGGTACGGCTGGCGTAGGAAAAGCGGCAAATTCTGCAGTAGTTTATACGTCTATGCTGTTATTTATTATTGACTTTGTAGCGGTATTTGTAACCAACATTTTTTACGATTAA